Proteins from a genomic interval of Rosa chinensis cultivar Old Blush chromosome 2, RchiOBHm-V2, whole genome shotgun sequence:
- the LOC112187814 gene encoding protein XAP5 CIRCADIAN TIMEKEEPER, with product MSGMGDGYVGTAQDAVRIRRLEKQREAERQKIQELKTKSASDKGQPGLLQFGSSTSEILETAFKKETVGLVTREQYVEKRVNIRNKIEEEEKEKLQKLQQEEEEFQLQKRKKRKVKGINRLSFADDIEDGSEEEDGENKSTETKRLWSGRFGKDPTVETSFLPDSEREAEEQAERERLRKQWFLEQEKIRNEPLQITYSYWDGAGHRRTIQVRKGDKIGDFLRSVQQQLAPEFREVRTTSVENLLYVKEDLIIPHQHSFYELIVNKARGKSGPLFHFDVHEDVRTIADATIEKDESHAGKVVERHWYDKNKHIFPASRWEIYDPTKKWERYTIHGD from the exons atgTCGGGTATGGGGGACGGGTACGTGGGCACGGCCCAAGACGCCGTGAGGATCCGAAGGCTGGAGAAGCAAAGAGAAGCTGAGCGCCAGAAAATCCAAGAGCTCAAGACCAAGTCTGCCTCCGATAAAGGCCAGCCCGGCCTCCTCCAATTCGGCTCAAGTACTTCTGAG ATTCTTGAGACGGCGTTTAAGAAAGAGACTGTTGGTTTGGTCACCAGGGAGCAATACGTCGAGAAG AGAGTAAATATTCGGAACAAAAtcgaggaggaagagaaggaaaAGCTTCAGAAGCTTCAACAGGA AGAGGAGGAATTTCAGTTACAGAAGCGTAAGAAGAGGAAGGTCAAGGGGATTAATCGATTGTCCTTTGCAGATGACATTGAGGATGGAAGTGAAGAGGAAGATGGAGAAAATA AAAGTACAGAGACTAAAAGATTATGGTCTGGTAGATTTGGCAAAGATCCTACTGTGGAAACTAGTTTTCTCCCAGATAG TGAGCGGGAGGCAGAGGAACAAGCTGAGCGTGAAAGGTTGCGAAAACAGTGGTTTCTTGAGCAGGAGAAGATACGAA ATGAGCCGCTTCAAATTACTTACAGTTACTGGGATGGAGCAGGGCATAGGCGGACTATCCAG GTACGAAAGGGGGATAAAATAGGAGATTTTCTTCGCTCTGTTCAACAGCAACTAGCACCTGAGTTTCGAGAAGTTCGAACTACCTCAGTGGAGAATTTGCTATATGTAAAAGAAGATCTTATCATTCCGCAT CAGCACAGTTTCTATGAGCTAATTGTAAACAAGGCAAGGGGCAAAAGTGGACCG CTTTTTCATTTTGATGTGCATGAGGATGTGCGAACAATTGCTGATGCTACAATAGAGAAGGATGAG TCTCATGCTGGGAAGGTCGTTGAGAGGCATTGGTATGACAAGAATAAGCATATTTTCCCTGCTTCTAGATGGGAG ATATATGATCCGACGAAGAAATGGGAGCGTTACACCATCCATGGGGACTGA
- the LOC112188220 gene encoding uncharacterized protein LOC112188220, translating into MAFSVSTATASSSPQFHFFSFHSNHQFPVSLSLPTHTARLLVSCCAAAKPQTGPVKKKRSPSSPSTTTTTTPTNNNNSKKKRKAKDNNTSFSKVEIVDDFGSSDSGSLGYHPTPLPKPPAGFVVDDHGRVLMASSKRIASIVDPTNNFPLECVIRRVFRSSRGDECMLLCPVDTPVQILKSTNIDGWSAVSDEEVEAILPSAAYALAKIHMHLVHSGFCYTARGGFCYSEDDIFDFRTDDGEDVDGLPTEGVEITCFHLDGAHYMVYTPSDPLLFVAVKDDDGLLQIADDDLLEDPAIISAIDEETEFNALVEEEAALLDSLLGKE; encoded by the exons ATGGCTTTCTCAGTCTCCACAGCCACAGCCAGTTCCAGTCCCCAATTccatttcttctcttttcactccaatcaccaattcccagtctccctctctctcccaaCCCACACCGCCAGACTCCTCGTCTCCTGCTGCGCCGCCGCAAAGCCTCAGACCGGCCCCGTCAAGAAGAAACGCTCTCCTTCCTCgccctccaccaccaccaccaccacccccaccaacaacaacaacagcaagAAAAAGCGTAAGGCCAAGGATAATAATACCAGCTTTAGCAAGGTTGAAATTGTGGATGATTTCGGGTCTTCAGATTCCGGGTCGCTGGGTTACCATCCTACGCCGCTGCCGAAGCCGCCCGCTGGGTTTGTAGTGGATGATCACGGCAGGGTTCTTATGGCTTCGTCCAAGCGAATTGCCTCGATT GTTGATCCTACCAATAATTTCCCATTAGAGTGCGTTATAAGGAGAGTGTTCAGAAGCTCACGAGGGGATGAATGTATGCTGCTTTGCCCTGTTGACAC GCCTGTTCAGATATTAAAGAGCACCAATATAGATGGTTGGTCAGCG GTCAgtgatgaagaagttgaagcTATTCTTCCTTCTGCTGCTTATGCCCTTGCCAAGATACATATGCATCTTGTACATAGCGG ATTTTGCTATACAGCAAGGGGAGGATTTTGTTACTCAGAAGATGACATATTTGATTTTCGCACAG ATGATGGTGAAGATGTAGATGGCTTGCCAACCGAGGGTGTTGAGATTACATGTTTCCATTTG GATGGTGCGCATTATATGGTTTACACACCCTCTGATCCACTTCTCTTTGTTGCTGTAAAG GATGATGACGGTCTATTGCAAATTGCTGATGAT GATCTGCTGGAGGACCCTGCCATCATTAGCGCCATAGATGAGGAGACCGAGTTTAACGCATTGGTG GAGGAAGAAGCAGCTCTTCTTGATTCATTGCTAGGAAAAGAGTAG